In Halapricum desulfuricans, a single window of DNA contains:
- a CDS encoding NOG1 family protein has protein sequence MSQPFENLPTTPRSSELIDKAFSRAARAGRAKDGFDAQSSMLQTAANICSDNLENVVTEWPDFDGLDPFYRDLADAVLAGETAIGSEDQRGVDALRQHLSEVTWASRKAADIRGEYHTKLRNASDVDHARKLRKQAFARLADVVEQVEDSLLAIAAAREALRDLPDIRPDEPTIVVAGYPNVGKSSFVNSVTRASNEINSYPFTTTEIHVGHVEDDHIRYQLVDTPGLLDRPPQERNEIESQAVSALEHLADAVLVLVDASGECGYPIEVQLELRDALCERFAEVPVLTVANKADRSRDVEADHYMSVTEDENVETVLAAAIEAVDYEPELPFEE, from the coding sequence ATGAGCCAACCCTTCGAGAATCTCCCGACGACCCCGCGATCGTCGGAACTCATCGATAAGGCCTTCTCGCGGGCGGCCCGTGCCGGACGGGCCAAGGACGGCTTCGACGCCCAATCGTCGATGCTCCAGACGGCCGCGAACATCTGCTCGGACAACCTCGAGAACGTCGTCACCGAGTGGCCCGACTTCGACGGTCTGGACCCGTTCTACCGCGACCTCGCCGACGCCGTGCTCGCCGGCGAAACCGCCATCGGCAGCGAAGATCAGCGCGGCGTCGACGCCCTGCGCCAGCACCTCTCGGAAGTCACCTGGGCCTCCCGAAAGGCCGCCGACATCCGCGGGGAGTACCACACGAAGCTCCGCAACGCGAGCGACGTCGATCACGCGCGCAAGCTTCGCAAACAGGCCTTCGCCCGGCTGGCTGACGTCGTCGAGCAGGTCGAGGACTCGCTGCTGGCGATCGCCGCCGCTCGCGAGGCTCTGCGAGATCTGCCGGACATCCGCCCGGACGAACCGACGATCGTGGTCGCCGGCTACCCCAACGTCGGCAAGTCCTCGTTCGTCAACAGCGTCACCCGTGCCTCCAACGAGATCAACTCCTATCCGTTCACCACCACTGAGATCCACGTCGGCCACGTCGAGGATGACCATATCCGCTATCAACTCGTCGATACGCCGGGGCTGCTCGATCGCCCGCCCCAAGAGCGCAACGAGATCGAGTCCCAGGCCGTGAGCGCGCTGGAGCATCTGGCCGACGCCGTGCTCGTGCTCGTCGACGCCAGCGGCGAGTGTGGCTACCCGATCGAGGTCCAGCTGGAGCTGCGCGACGCGCTGTGCGAGCGGTTCGCCGAGGTGCCCGTGCTGACGGTCGCGAACAAGGCCGATCGCTCCCGGGACGTCGAAGCCGACCACTACATGAGCGTCACCGAAGACGAGAACGTCGAGACTGTTCTCGCGGCCGCGATCGAAGCCGTCGACTACGAGCCCGAGCTGCCTTTCGAGGAGTGA
- a CDS encoding ISH3 family transposase — MFKIPDPDGYLSASDVKDVAEEVITPLPLPGVEGSPLDPGDIWLVVILACVNQTSIWETCNDTNGTPCDDTVFTWLHTLDRAWLEFVANRLLGRLAMTILDPDRSRIVSIDFIDNPYHGEHYADDGELCSMAPKDGTTTCHRYCTAYVVSNEKPVTLAMTYVRSDEDEADAVERVLARVENYPFEIDLLLADSGFYNERVIRRARDIAATVVHVPKKGERMKDKLDVHKSYMTTYRMYKDSERELRFPLAVAVSYQNGDRGKHGEVVRGYVACGVTDRSAKQIERLYRKRSGIETTYRLLRQARGITTTRDPVVRFAIMLVAALLENLWLVLRWAVVARPRRGGRDLPEEFTFKTFRDWIRHELEEELRRRWKVKANGVGVRASQATAAG, encoded by the coding sequence GTGTTCAAGATCCCCGATCCAGACGGTTACCTTTCGGCATCGGACGTGAAAGACGTAGCGGAAGAAGTCATTACTCCACTCCCGTTGCCGGGTGTCGAGGGGAGCCCCCTCGACCCCGGCGACATCTGGCTCGTCGTCATCTTGGCTTGCGTCAACCAGACCTCGATTTGGGAAACCTGCAACGACACCAACGGAACGCCGTGTGACGACACTGTCTTCACATGGCTCCATACGCTCGACCGAGCGTGGCTCGAGTTCGTCGCTAACCGTCTGCTCGGACGCCTCGCCATGACGATTCTCGACCCTGACCGGTCGAGAATCGTCTCCATCGACTTCATCGATAACCCCTATCATGGCGAGCACTACGCCGACGACGGCGAACTCTGCTCGATGGCTCCCAAGGACGGGACAACTACCTGCCACCGCTATTGCACGGCCTACGTCGTCTCCAACGAGAAGCCGGTGACGCTGGCGATGACGTATGTCCGCAGTGACGAAGATGAGGCTGACGCGGTCGAGCGCGTGCTCGCCCGCGTCGAGAACTACCCCTTCGAGATCGACCTGCTGCTTGCCGACAGCGGCTTCTACAACGAGCGCGTCATCCGCCGTGCTCGCGATATCGCCGCAACGGTCGTCCACGTTCCGAAGAAGGGCGAGCGCATGAAAGACAAACTCGACGTCCACAAGTCGTACATGACGACCTATCGCATGTACAAAGACAGCGAGCGGGAACTGCGCTTCCCGCTCGCGGTCGCTGTCTCCTACCAGAACGGTGATCGTGGCAAGCACGGTGAGGTTGTCCGTGGCTACGTCGCGTGCGGCGTTACTGATCGCTCGGCCAAGCAAATCGAACGCCTCTACAGGAAACGCTCTGGCATTGAAACAACCTACCGCTTACTCCGGCAAGCACGCGGGATCACGACGACGCGTGATCCTGTCGTGCGGTTTGCCATCATGTTGGTCGCAGCATTGCTGGAGAACCTGTGGCTCGTGCTCAGGTGGGCGGTCGTCGCCCGCCCGCGCCGGGGCGGGCGCGACCTGCCCGAGGAGTTCACATTCAAGACGTTCCGTGACTGGATTCGGCACGAGCTGGAAGAAGAGTTACGACGCCGGTGGAAAGTCAAAGCGAACGGGGTTGGTGTGCGGGCGTCACAGGCAACGGCCGCGGGCTGA
- a CDS encoding calcium-binding protein: MTERDEEREERIKMEIIVDAYTQDEQAMGWHIYLEEMMDFPFEVRCIDEQEVSPLEEGETVRVIGKPSSEPSLRQQFVTIEWNDREFGVPLSQLEPVEASADTEQAVADWHYWLER, encoded by the coding sequence ATGACCGAGCGCGACGAGGAACGAGAAGAGCGCATCAAGATGGAGATTATCGTGGACGCTTATACTCAGGACGAACAGGCGATGGGTTGGCATATCTATCTGGAGGAGATGATGGACTTCCCCTTTGAGGTGCGCTGTATCGACGAGCAGGAGGTCTCACCGCTGGAGGAAGGGGAGACAGTTCGTGTGATCGGTAAGCCATCATCGGAGCCGTCGCTCCGCCAGCAGTTCGTCACCATCGAGTGGAACGACCGCGAGTTCGGTGTCCCACTGAGCCAACTGGAACCTGTCGAAGCCAGCGCTGACACTGAGCAAGCTGTCGCCGACTGGCACTACTGGCTCGAACGATAG
- a CDS encoding DHH family phosphoesterase, whose amino-acid sequence MSTGTTMASMSSYAILGCGSVGHAVAEELVEEGKDVLILDKDEGRVEALRDQDLNAQVSDIRDPEIVEHVEGRDAVLILSSDVEANKAATETLRAAETDHFIVARASDPVSADELTELGADVVINPSAVIADSALRSLETGELEHRAEQLAALIDGTESRLAILIHRGPDPDSIASAAALQAIAEHRDIEADIVYEGEIGHHENRAFVNLLGIELVSRNEVDFETYDTVALVDYSKTGDTELMPETDVDIVIDHREPDAEIETDFSDIRPNVSATSTILTKYVQEFDLNLSQEVATALLYGIRAETLDFKRDTTPADLTAAAYLYPFADHDTLEQVESPSMSPETLDVLAEAIRNRDVRGSHLISNAGFIRDREALTQAAQQLLNLEGITTTAVFGIVDDTIYLAARSKDIRLNIGNVLGDAFSDIGEAAGHSTDASVEIPLGIFTGIESTEDNRDLLLSLTEEAVKTKLFEAMGVESDGSNGS is encoded by the coding sequence ATGAGTACCGGGACTACGATGGCGTCGATGTCCTCGTATGCCATTCTCGGCTGCGGGAGCGTGGGGCACGCGGTTGCCGAGGAACTCGTCGAGGAGGGCAAGGACGTGCTCATTCTCGACAAGGACGAGGGACGAGTCGAGGCGCTCCGGGATCAGGACCTCAACGCGCAGGTCAGCGACATCCGCGATCCCGAGATCGTCGAGCACGTCGAGGGACGCGACGCGGTGTTGATCCTCTCCTCGGACGTCGAGGCGAACAAGGCGGCCACGGAGACGCTCAGAGCGGCCGAGACCGATCACTTCATCGTCGCCCGAGCGTCCGATCCGGTCTCCGCCGACGAACTGACGGAACTGGGAGCCGATGTCGTCATCAACCCCTCGGCAGTGATCGCGGACTCGGCGCTTCGATCGCTGGAGACCGGCGAACTCGAACACCGGGCCGAACAGCTGGCGGCACTCATCGACGGTACCGAATCGCGGCTCGCGATCCTGATCCATCGCGGCCCGGATCCGGACTCGATCGCCAGCGCTGCGGCGCTGCAGGCGATCGCCGAACATCGGGATATCGAGGCCGATATCGTCTACGAGGGCGAGATCGGCCACCACGAGAACCGGGCGTTCGTCAACCTCCTCGGGATCGAACTCGTCTCGCGAAACGAGGTCGATTTCGAGACTTACGACACCGTCGCGCTGGTCGATTACTCCAAGACCGGCGACACGGAGTTGATGCCCGAGACGGACGTCGACATCGTCATCGATCATCGCGAACCGGACGCCGAAATCGAGACCGACTTCTCGGACATCCGCCCGAACGTCTCGGCAACCTCGACGATCCTCACGAAGTACGTCCAGGAGTTCGATCTAAATCTCAGTCAGGAAGTCGCGACCGCACTGCTGTACGGCATCCGCGCGGAGACGCTGGATTTCAAGCGCGACACCACGCCAGCAGACCTGACGGCCGCGGCATATCTGTACCCCTTCGCCGATCACGACACGCTCGAGCAGGTCGAATCGCCGTCGATGAGCCCCGAGACGCTGGACGTGCTCGCAGAGGCGATCCGCAACCGCGACGTCCGGGGGAGTCACCTGATATCGAACGCGGGGTTCATCCGCGACCGCGAGGCGCTGACCCAGGCCGCCCAGCAACTGCTCAACCTCGAGGGGATCACGACGACGGCCGTCTTCGGGATCGTCGACGACACGATCTATCTCGCCGCACGCTCGAAGGACATCCGACTGAACATCGGGAACGTTCTCGGCGATGCCTTCTCCGACATCGGCGAGGCAGCGGGCCACTCGACCGACGCGAGCGTCGAGATCCCGCTGGGCATCTTCACGGGGATCGAATCGACCGAGGACAACCGCGACCTGTTGCTGTCGCTGACCGAGGAAGCCGTCAAGACGAAGTTGTTCGAGGCGATGGGCGTCGAGAGCGACGGTTCGAACGGGAGCTAG
- a CDS encoding PRC-barrel domain-containing protein, producing the protein MAVDRETPPSEITTLVGREVYSNNGVFVGEIEDLRLDLATENVTGLALHQLNQELFDQEINRSRGVIVPYRWVQAVGDIVIVNDIVERLKRPGEDESDDDVVA; encoded by the coding sequence ATGGCTGTCGACAGAGAGACTCCTCCGTCGGAGATCACGACGCTGGTCGGTCGCGAGGTCTACTCGAACAACGGCGTTTTCGTCGGCGAGATCGAGGATCTGCGGCTCGATCTCGCGACCGAGAACGTCACCGGGCTGGCGCTGCACCAGCTCAACCAGGAACTGTTCGATCAGGAGATCAACCGTTCGCGCGGCGTCATCGTACCCTACCGGTGGGTGCAGGCCGTCGGCGACATCGTCATCGTCAACGACATCGTCGAGAGACTCAAGCGCCCCGGCGAAGACGAGTCCGACGACGATGTCGTCGCCTGA
- a CDS encoding archaeosine biosynthesis radical SAM protein RaSEA, with protein MSKPSPEVYERGKGMDAHNQVMREIRSRKDKSYDPTEPTRVWLDEDNTPDGIVRSLTIVLNTGGCRWARAGGCTMCGYVAESVEGGTVAHEDLLTQIDATLEHERDNADEPAEQVKIYTSGSFLDEREVPAETRQAIASAFADRERIVVESLPDFVDRGKIADFTDEGLETDVAVGLETATDRVRRDCVNKYFEFADFEEAAAEVRAADAAAEDASVGVKAYLLLKPPFLSESEAIEDMKRSIRRCAGVDGCHTVSMNPTNVQKYTEVEQLYFEDGYRPPWLWSVAEVLESTADEDVIVVSDPVGHGSDRGPHNCGECDDRVQKAIKDFNLRQDPSVFEQVSCECELTWEAVVERETGYNLPLAR; from the coding sequence ATGAGCAAGCCGAGCCCCGAGGTCTACGAGCGGGGGAAGGGAATGGACGCCCACAACCAGGTGATGCGGGAGATCCGCAGCCGCAAGGACAAAAGTTACGACCCGACCGAGCCGACCCGGGTCTGGCTCGACGAGGACAACACGCCGGACGGGATCGTCCGGAGCCTGACGATCGTGCTCAACACCGGCGGCTGTCGGTGGGCCCGCGCCGGCGGCTGTACGATGTGCGGGTACGTCGCCGAGTCGGTCGAGGGCGGTACCGTCGCCCACGAAGACCTGCTGACCCAGATCGACGCGACGCTTGAGCACGAGCGTGACAACGCCGACGAACCCGCCGAGCAGGTCAAGATCTACACCTCCGGGAGTTTCCTCGACGAACGCGAGGTCCCGGCCGAGACCCGACAGGCCATCGCGTCGGCGTTCGCCGACCGCGAGCGGATCGTCGTCGAAAGTCTGCCGGACTTCGTCGACCGCGGGAAGATCGCCGACTTCACCGACGAAGGACTGGAGACTGACGTCGCCGTCGGCCTCGAGACCGCGACCGATCGTGTCCGCCGCGACTGCGTGAACAAGTACTTCGAGTTCGCCGACTTCGAGGAAGCCGCCGCCGAAGTCCGGGCGGCCGACGCCGCCGCCGAGGACGCAAGCGTGGGCGTGAAAGCCTATCTCCTGTTGAAGCCGCCGTTTCTCAGCGAGTCCGAGGCGATCGAGGACATGAAGCGATCGATCCGCCGCTGTGCGGGCGTCGATGGGTGTCACACCGTCTCGATGAACCCGACGAACGTCCAGAAGTACACCGAGGTCGAGCAACTCTACTTCGAGGACGGCTACCGGCCGCCGTGGCTCTGGAGCGTCGCCGAGGTGCTCGAATCGACGGCCGACGAGGACGTCATCGTCGTCTCCGATCCGGTCGGTCACGGCTCGGATCGGGGCCCGCACAACTGCGGGGAGTGTGACGACCGCGTCCAGAAGGCGATCAAGGACTTCAACCTCCGGCAGGACCCGTCGGTCTTCGAGCAGGTCTCCTGTGAGTGCGAGCTGACCTGGGAGGCTGTCGTTGAACGCGAGACCGGGTACAACCTGCCGCTTGCACGGTGA
- a CDS encoding DUF7314 family protein, translated as MADEFAKGFGILMTAGLGWMIIAGWYQTPSFSGAQLFGERPSDPGVYAELALTLGDALFWFAAFGALAFWLVIPAGRKLRAEIESRSG; from the coding sequence ATGGCTGACGAATTCGCGAAAGGATTCGGGATTCTGATGACGGCTGGACTGGGCTGGATGATCATCGCGGGCTGGTACCAGACGCCGAGTTTTTCGGGCGCACAGCTGTTCGGCGAACGACCGTCCGATCCGGGCGTCTACGCCGAGCTCGCGCTGACGCTCGGCGACGCGCTGTTCTGGTTCGCCGCCTTCGGCGCGCTCGCGTTCTGGCTCGTCATTCCGGCCGGACGCAAGCTCCGGGCCGAGATCGAATCACGCTCCGGGTGA
- a CDS encoding DUF2800 domain-containing protein — MSFSVSWHTLLDELDDLPEDATLLTPLSHDRFRVTDVQEQRVVIEFLDRDIDESRPLQRDQFETLYRRLTDEYDGFDLDRLPPDADPYPAVLSVHPRFEIDEDQGVLVEKEGPTASQLLDAEDESTTVEDRTEPELDVYADALLLVDALERHEVEVLEDMETDALVNLYTLLSDVQRNANDLRQDVADVLLNRLHHDRPVSGPFGSVQRTTRRNRSLKDDDEVLETLEAAGIDRERVLGVDRDKVDDALDVTELSESDVYEIEQSEYVRKAEVDEERKETRLQGLKDQLAAAEGDEAEELREEIEDLEDRIEELTEFKSGASFHTRAGGEP; from the coding sequence ATGTCGTTCAGTGTCTCGTGGCACACGCTTCTTGACGAACTCGATGATCTCCCGGAGGATGCTACACTGCTCACGCCGCTGTCACACGACCGCTTTCGCGTGACCGACGTACAAGAGCAACGAGTGGTCATCGAGTTTCTCGACCGCGACATTGACGAGTCGCGGCCGCTCCAACGGGACCAGTTCGAGACGCTGTACCGCCGACTCACTGACGAGTATGATGGCTTTGACCTCGACAGGCTCCCGCCTGACGCCGACCCGTACCCTGCGGTGCTGTCTGTGCATCCACGGTTCGAAATCGACGAAGACCAGGGTGTGCTCGTCGAGAAAGAAGGCCCGACGGCCAGCCAACTCCTTGACGCCGAAGACGAATCCACGACTGTGGAGGACCGAACTGAGCCAGAGCTGGACGTGTATGCTGATGCGCTGTTACTCGTGGATGCCCTCGAACGTCACGAAGTCGAGGTCCTCGAGGACATGGAGACGGACGCGCTGGTCAACCTCTATACGCTGCTCTCGGACGTGCAACGCAACGCGAACGACCTCCGGCAGGACGTGGCCGACGTGCTGTTGAACCGCCTCCACCACGACCGGCCGGTGAGCGGGCCGTTCGGTTCCGTCCAGCGAACCACGCGGCGCAACCGCTCACTCAAAGACGACGACGAGGTGCTAGAAACCCTCGAAGCGGCTGGCATCGACCGCGAGCGCGTTTTGGGCGTGGATCGTGACAAGGTAGACGACGCCTTGGACGTCACCGAACTGTCGGAGAGCGACGTGTACGAGATCGAGCAGTCCGAGTACGTCCGCAAAGCCGAGGTAGACGAGGAACGCAAGGAAACCCGGCTTCAGGGACTCAAAGATCAACTTGCTGCCGCTGAGGGTGACGAGGCCGAGGAACTCCGCGAGGAGATCGAAGACCTCGAAGATCGCATCGAGGAGTTGACCGAGTTCAAATCGGGTGCATCGTTTCACACCCGCGCCGGGGGTGAGCCATGA
- a CDS encoding nucleotidyl transferase AbiEii/AbiGii toxin family protein has protein sequence MSRADRSQYTDAVTQYSERELQDILTVAEPPVCLLGGWAVHIHVTDAFQTQQGRRYIGSRDIDIGVHIDPEWTSEELSETPVALTLTRIEDDLEYNRGRFGFYQQFHRETGDRLTDADASELPPHELFRVDIDVIPDTTALDAFEDRFGFRPPAEPLLKPVFQHGVGDPLSDYVDWDVPDGVGIAPPAALAAMKVRAFPDRDKSHKRLKDLADLHALLWYVTDYEEITAATRERITADDIAGFEQALTDGEYDQAASLLQVDSTTVRQSIERFLQ, from the coding sequence ATGAGTAGGGCCGACCGCAGCCAATACACAGACGCGGTGACGCAGTATTCGGAACGCGAACTGCAAGACATCCTGACGGTCGCGGAGCCACCTGTGTGTCTCCTCGGTGGCTGGGCCGTCCACATCCATGTGACCGACGCGTTCCAAACCCAGCAAGGCCGTCGCTACATTGGCTCCCGGGATATTGACATCGGTGTCCACATTGACCCTGAGTGGACATCTGAAGAGCTGTCAGAGACGCCGGTCGCCCTGACGCTCACCCGTATCGAGGATGACCTTGAGTATAACCGCGGGCGCTTCGGTTTCTACCAACAGTTTCACCGCGAGACGGGTGATCGACTCACTGATGCGGACGCCAGTGAACTGCCACCTCACGAACTGTTCCGTGTAGACATCGATGTCATTCCTGACACGACGGCGTTGGACGCGTTCGAAGACCGGTTTGGGTTTCGGCCGCCTGCCGAGCCGCTGCTCAAACCGGTGTTCCAGCACGGAGTCGGTGACCCGCTCTCCGACTACGTGGACTGGGACGTTCCGGACGGGGTTGGGATTGCCCCGCCAGCGGCATTAGCGGCGATGAAAGTTCGGGCGTTCCCGGATCGAGACAAGAGCCACAAGCGCCTGAAAGACCTGGCAGATCTTCACGCGTTGCTGTGGTACGTTACCGACTACGAGGAAATTACGGCAGCAACCCGGGAGAGGATTACGGCGGATGACATCGCGGGGTTTGAGCAGGCACTCACAGACGGAGAGTACGACCAGGCAGCATCATTACTCCAAGTAGACTCCACGACCGTTCGACAGTCAATTGAACGATTTTTGCAGTGA
- the aroA gene encoding 3-phosphoshikimate 1-carboxyvinyltransferase codes for MDTDVSQSTVGGTVQAPPSKSYTHRAILAAGYAEGATVRDPLVSADTKATMRAVEAYGGSVERHDDHLEVDGFDGLPDVPDDVIDCANSGTTMRLVTATAALGDGLTVLTGDDSLRSRPQGPLLDAIDQLDGRAESTRANGQAPLVVGGPVAGGYVSIPGDVSSQYITALLMAGAITDEGVEIGLETELKSAPYVDITIEVLEAFGVETESIADGFTVAGGQSYDPAGGEYTVPGDFSSISYLLAMGALAAPDGLTVTGAYPSAQGDSAIVDVLQRMGADLTWDREAGEIHVSKSDLTGVEVSVADTPDLLPTIAVIGAVADGTTTIVDCEHVRYKETDRVAAMAEALSAMGASIEEEHDTLTIHGGDSDLDGTTVDGRADHRIIMSLSVAGLVADGTTTVEGIEHVDVSFPHFFDELDALGGDVTTSRA; via the coding sequence ATGGACACAGACGTTTCCCAGTCGACGGTCGGCGGGACAGTACAGGCCCCGCCGTCGAAGAGTTACACACACCGGGCGATTCTGGCGGCCGGCTACGCTGAGGGCGCGACGGTGCGGGATCCGCTGGTCAGTGCCGACACAAAGGCGACGATGCGCGCAGTCGAAGCCTACGGCGGCAGTGTCGAGCGACACGACGATCATCTCGAAGTTGACGGTTTCGACGGGCTTCCCGATGTCCCCGACGACGTGATCGACTGTGCCAACAGCGGGACGACCATGCGGCTCGTGACCGCGACGGCCGCACTCGGCGACGGGCTGACGGTCCTCACCGGGGACGACTCGCTCCGATCGCGTCCGCAGGGTCCGCTACTCGACGCTATCGACCAGCTCGACGGTCGGGCGGAGAGCACCCGGGCGAACGGTCAGGCGCCGCTGGTCGTCGGCGGTCCCGTAGCGGGCGGGTACGTCTCGATTCCGGGCGACGTTTCCTCTCAATACATCACGGCCCTGCTGATGGCCGGCGCGATCACCGACGAAGGGGTCGAGATCGGCCTCGAAACCGAACTCAAGTCCGCGCCGTACGTCGACATCACGATCGAAGTTCTGGAGGCGTTCGGCGTCGAGACCGAATCGATCGCCGACGGGTTCACCGTCGCGGGCGGACAATCCTACGATCCCGCCGGCGGCGAGTACACTGTCCCCGGCGATTTCTCGTCGATCTCATATTTGCTCGCGATGGGCGCGCTGGCCGCGCCGGACGGGCTGACTGTCACCGGTGCGTATCCGAGCGCGCAGGGCGATTCGGCGATCGTCGACGTGCTCCAGCGGATGGGTGCGGACCTCACCTGGGACCGCGAAGCGGGCGAAATTCACGTCAGCAAGTCCGATCTCACGGGCGTCGAAGTCAGCGTCGCGGACACGCCTGACCTCCTGCCGACGATCGCCGTCATCGGGGCTGTCGCCGACGGGACGACGACGATCGTCGACTGTGAGCACGTTCGATACAAGGAGACTGACCGCGTCGCCGCGATGGCCGAGGCGCTCTCCGCGATGGGCGCGTCGATCGAAGAGGAACACGACACGCTGACGATCCACGGCGGTGACAGCGATCTCGACGGGACGACCGTCGACGGCCGAGCCGATCACCGGATCATCATGTCGCTGTCGGTCGCGGGGCTCGTCGCTGACGGGACGACGACTGTCGAGGGAATCGAACACGTCGACGTGTCGTTCCCCCACTTTTTCGATGAACTCGACGCACTCGGCGGCGATGTGACAACCTCACGCGCCTGA